A window of the Streptomyces griseochromogenes genome harbors these coding sequences:
- a CDS encoding alpha/beta fold hydrolase, with protein sequence MPPTPAVPTHRLVPAPAGRVHLVEQGSGPLVLLVHGFPESWYAWRHQLPALAAAGYRAVAVDVRGYGRSSKPDAVDAYRMLDLVADNVAVVDALGERSAVVVGHDWGATIAAASALTRPDVFRAVGLLGVPYTPPGGPRPSEVFARMGAEEEFYVSYFQRPGRAEAEIEPDVRGWLAGFYAALSADTMPAPGSPSPHFVARGGTLRERFPAGRLPDWLSEHDLDVLAGEFERTGLTGALNRYRNMDRDWEDLARFEGAPLTQPSLFIGGARDASLTWLADAIEAFAATLPGLAGSHVLDDCGHFVQQERPARTNRLLTDWLASLPA encoded by the coding sequence ATGCCGCCGACACCCGCCGTCCCGACCCACCGTCTGGTGCCCGCACCGGCCGGCCGAGTGCACCTGGTCGAGCAGGGGAGCGGGCCGCTGGTGCTGCTCGTCCACGGATTCCCGGAGTCCTGGTACGCCTGGCGTCACCAGCTGCCGGCCCTGGCCGCCGCCGGGTACCGGGCGGTGGCCGTGGACGTCCGCGGCTACGGCCGCTCCTCGAAGCCGGATGCGGTGGACGCCTACCGGATGCTCGACCTGGTGGCGGACAACGTCGCCGTGGTGGACGCCCTGGGGGAGCGGTCCGCGGTGGTCGTCGGGCACGACTGGGGCGCGACCATCGCCGCCGCTTCGGCTCTGACCAGGCCGGACGTGTTCCGCGCGGTGGGGCTGCTGGGGGTGCCGTACACCCCGCCCGGTGGTCCGAGGCCCAGCGAGGTCTTCGCGCGGATGGGCGCGGAGGAGGAGTTCTACGTGTCCTACTTCCAGCGGCCGGGCCGGGCCGAGGCGGAGATCGAGCCCGATGTGCGCGGCTGGCTCGCGGGCTTCTACGCGGCCCTGTCCGCCGACACCATGCCCGCACCCGGCTCCCCGAGCCCGCACTTCGTCGCCCGGGGCGGGACGCTGCGCGAACGCTTCCCGGCCGGCCGGCTGCCGGACTGGCTGAGCGAGCATGACCTCGACGTCCTCGCCGGAGAGTTCGAGCGCACGGGCCTGACCGGGGCCCTGAACCGCTACCGGAACATGGACCGGGACTGGGAGGATCTGGCCCGTTTCGAGGGTGCCCCGCTCACCCAGCCGTCGCTGTTCATCGGCGGCGCGCGCGACGCCTCCCTCACCTGGCTGGCCGACGCGATCGAGGCGTTCGCGGCCACGCTGCCGGGCCTCGCCGGATCGCACGTCCTCGACGACTGCGGCCACTTCGTCCAGCAGGAGCGCCCCGCTCGGACCAACCGGCTCCTGACCGACTGGCTCGCCTCCCTCCCGGCGTGA
- a CDS encoding TIGR02611 family protein, with product MNTGSDDQGEVAVTADDAKTGAKRSEQGLGSRAPEFVKARRALHLSWQVGVFVVGLAVVVAGVIMLPLPGPGWVVIFAGMAIWATEFVWAQLVLRWTKRKVTEAAQRALDPRVRRRNITLTAVGLVIVGTLVGTYLWKFGIVMPWKINDQ from the coding sequence ATGAATACGGGGAGTGACGACCAGGGTGAGGTCGCCGTGACGGCGGACGATGCGAAGACGGGCGCGAAGCGGTCCGAGCAGGGGCTCGGTTCCCGTGCGCCGGAATTCGTCAAGGCTCGCCGCGCCCTGCATCTGAGCTGGCAGGTCGGGGTCTTCGTGGTAGGCCTCGCAGTCGTCGTCGCGGGCGTGATCATGCTGCCGTTGCCCGGCCCGGGCTGGGTCGTGATCTTCGCGGGCATGGCGATCTGGGCGACCGAGTTCGTCTGGGCCCAGCTCGTGCTGCGCTGGACCAAACGCAAGGTCACCGAGGCGGCCCAGCGGGCCCTCGATCCCAGGGTGCGGCGCCGGAACATCACCCTGACGGCGGTCGGCCTGGTGATCGTGGGGACGCTGGTCGGGACCTACCTGTGGAAGTTCGGCATCGTGATGCCGTGGAAGATCAACGATCAGTGA
- a CDS encoding SsgA family sporulation/cell division regulator, translating into MNTTVSCELHLRLVVSSESSLPVPAGLRYDTADPYAVHATFHTGAEETVEWVFARDLLAEGLHRPTGTGDVRVWPSRSHGQGVVCIALSSPEGEALLEAPARALESFLKRTDAAVPPGTEHRHFDLDQELSHILAES; encoded by the coding sequence ATGAACACCACGGTCAGCTGCGAGCTGCACCTGCGCCTCGTTGTGTCGAGCGAGTCCTCCCTGCCTGTCCCCGCAGGCCTGCGGTACGACACGGCCGACCCCTACGCCGTGCACGCCACCTTCCACACCGGAGCCGAGGAGACCGTCGAGTGGGTGTTCGCCCGCGACCTCCTCGCCGAGGGGCTTCACCGGCCCACCGGAACCGGCGACGTCCGCGTCTGGCCATCCCGCAGTCATGGCCAGGGCGTCGTGTGCATCGCCCTCAGCTCCCCGGAGGGGGAGGCCCTGCTCGAGGCCCCGGCGCGGGCCCTGGAGTCCTTCCTGAAGCGAACCGACGCCGCCGTGCCACCCGGTACGGAACACCGGCACTTCGATCTGGATCAGGAGCTCTCGCACATCCTGGCGGAGAGCTAG
- a CDS encoding CGNR zinc finger domain-containing protein: MLITHDTRCALDTVVDLVNTVPEDNAAADGLPDIAALADFVRNHKISDVGVLSEFDLSAVRKVRGRFAGIFAAPDARSAAGMINELVAAAGTTPRLTDHDGYDWHVHYFAPGASVADHLAADCGMALAFFVVAGEQERLRRCEAPDCRRAFVDLSRNRSRRYCDSRTCGNRLHVAAYRARRKEAAG, translated from the coding sequence GTGCTGATCACCCACGACACCCGGTGCGCCCTCGACACCGTGGTGGATCTGGTGAACACCGTGCCGGAGGACAACGCGGCGGCGGACGGACTGCCGGACATCGCGGCCCTCGCCGATTTCGTGCGAAACCACAAAATCAGCGATGTCGGAGTGCTGTCTGAGTTCGATCTGTCGGCGGTGCGCAAGGTCCGCGGCCGGTTCGCGGGGATCTTCGCGGCCCCGGACGCCCGGTCGGCGGCGGGGATGATCAACGAGCTGGTCGCGGCGGCCGGCACCACGCCGCGCCTGACGGACCACGACGGCTACGACTGGCATGTGCACTACTTCGCCCCCGGCGCCTCCGTGGCCGACCACCTCGCCGCCGACTGCGGCATGGCGCTCGCCTTCTTCGTGGTGGCCGGGGAACAGGAGCGGCTCAGGCGCTGCGAGGCACCGGACTGCCGACGCGCCTTCGTGGATCTTTCCCGCAACCGCTCGCGCCGCTACTGCGACAGCCGCACCTGCGGAAACCGGCTGCATGTGGCCGCCTACCGGGCGCGCCGCAAGGAGGCGGCGGGCTGA
- a CDS encoding DsbA family protein, translated as MSDSSPARAETLVLDVWCELQCPDCRSTLDDLRALRDRYGDRLDVRLRHFPLEKHKHAFAAAQAAEEALEQGKGWPYVEAVLGRVEELDREGEPFLVEVARELGLDAEEFDTALIDGRHILIVDADQAEGKAIGVTGTPTYVIGGERLDGGKSQEGLRERIEEIADRLLAGDEA; from the coding sequence ATGAGCGACTCCTCCCCCGCCCGCGCCGAAACCCTGGTCCTCGACGTCTGGTGCGAACTCCAGTGCCCCGACTGCCGCAGCACCCTGGACGACCTCCGTGCCCTGCGCGACCGCTACGGCGACCGGCTGGACGTGCGGCTGCGGCACTTCCCGCTGGAGAAGCACAAGCACGCCTTCGCCGCCGCACAGGCCGCCGAGGAGGCTCTGGAGCAGGGCAAGGGCTGGCCGTACGTGGAGGCGGTGCTGGGCCGGGTCGAGGAGCTGGACCGTGAGGGGGAACCCTTCCTGGTCGAGGTCGCCCGTGAACTCGGCCTGGACGCCGAGGAGTTCGACACTGCGCTGATCGACGGCCGGCACATCCTGATCGTCGACGCGGACCAGGCCGAGGGCAAGGCGATCGGCGTGACCGGCACGCCGACCTATGTCATCGGCGGCGAGCGCCTCGACGGCGGCAAGAGCCAGGAGGGGCTGCGCGAGCGCATCGAGGAGATCGCGGACCGGCTGCTGGCCGGGGACGAGGCCTGA
- a CDS encoding GNAT family N-acetyltransferase, with the protein MTTTLRPSEPLQRTADGTRSRRYQVCVNSRPVGSIHLGTVPAFGGAALAEILDLRIDEPDRRRGRGTVAALAAEEVARGWGCRQIETDVPAGAESALRLFEALGYAHRSRRMCKRLGDVPPELPAGSLARPMTEAEFGAWLAHESEAYARLWTERGVPEAEAYAKARHDHETLLPHGLATENMMFSVVEHEGVRVGTLWLALQDDRAYVFDVEAEGAHRGRGHGRTLMLLAEAQAIAAGRRLLGLNVFAGNTPAERLYESLGYETARYSLYKDLL; encoded by the coding sequence ATGACGACGACCCTGCGGCCGTCCGAGCCGCTTCAGCGCACGGCCGACGGGACGCGTTCACGCCGCTACCAGGTGTGCGTGAACAGCCGTCCTGTCGGCTCCATACACCTCGGCACCGTGCCCGCCTTCGGCGGAGCCGCCCTGGCCGAGATCCTGGACCTGCGCATCGACGAGCCGGACCGCCGCCGCGGCCGCGGCACGGTGGCCGCGCTCGCCGCCGAGGAGGTGGCGCGGGGCTGGGGGTGCCGGCAGATCGAGACGGACGTCCCCGCGGGCGCCGAGTCCGCGCTGCGGCTCTTCGAGGCGCTCGGCTACGCCCACCGCAGCCGCCGCATGTGCAAGCGGCTCGGCGACGTCCCGCCCGAGCTGCCCGCCGGCAGCCTGGCGCGCCCCATGACCGAGGCGGAGTTCGGGGCGTGGCTCGCGCACGAGTCGGAGGCCTACGCACGCCTCTGGACCGAGCGGGGCGTGCCCGAGGCCGAGGCGTACGCCAAGGCGCGCCACGACCACGAGACCCTTCTGCCGCACGGGCTCGCCACCGAGAACATGATGTTCAGCGTGGTCGAGCACGAGGGCGTGCGGGTGGGCACGCTGTGGTTGGCCCTGCAGGACGACCGGGCCTACGTCTTCGACGTCGAGGCCGAGGGTGCCCACCGCGGACGAGGTCACGGCCGCACGCTCATGCTCCTGGCGGAGGCGCAGGCGATCGCCGCCGGCCGCCGCCTCCTCGGCCTCAACGTGTTCGCCGGCAACACCCCGGCCGAGCGGCTGTACGAGTCGCTCGGCTACGAGACGGCGCGGTACAGCCTGTACAAGGACCTCCTGTAG
- a CDS encoding aminotransferase class IV: MKIWLDGALQDVESARVSVFDHGLTVGDGIFETVKAVDGRPFALTRHLDRLTRSARGLGLPDPDHDEVRRACAAVLEANPMPLGRLRITYTGGHGPLGSDRGDHGPTLVVALGGTTRRPDTTAVITVPWTRNERGALTGLKTTSYAENVVALARAHQHGASEALFGNTVGQLCEGTGSNVFVVLDGEIHTPPVASGCLPGITRALAVEWTGAKETDLPLDVLERAEEVFLTSTLRDVQAVHRVDDRELPGTPGPVTAKAMRIFDERSGEDLDP; this comes from the coding sequence ATGAAGATCTGGCTGGACGGCGCGCTGCAGGACGTCGAGTCCGCCCGCGTCTCCGTCTTCGACCACGGGCTGACCGTCGGCGACGGCATCTTCGAGACGGTGAAGGCCGTCGACGGCCGGCCCTTCGCGCTCACCCGCCACCTGGACCGGCTGACCCGCTCGGCCCGGGGCCTCGGCCTGCCCGACCCCGACCACGACGAGGTCCGCCGGGCCTGCGCGGCCGTCCTGGAGGCCAACCCGATGCCGCTGGGCCGGCTGCGGATCACCTACACCGGCGGCCACGGCCCCCTCGGCTCCGACCGCGGCGACCACGGCCCGACCCTGGTGGTCGCACTCGGCGGGACCACACGCCGCCCCGACACCACCGCCGTGATCACCGTGCCCTGGACCCGCAACGAGCGGGGCGCGCTCACCGGCCTGAAGACCACCTCGTACGCCGAGAACGTCGTCGCCCTCGCCCGCGCCCACCAACACGGCGCCTCCGAGGCGCTGTTCGGCAACACGGTCGGACAGCTCTGCGAGGGCACCGGGTCGAACGTCTTCGTCGTCCTGGACGGCGAGATCCACACCCCGCCGGTCGCCTCCGGCTGCCTCCCCGGCATCACCCGCGCCCTGGCCGTCGAGTGGACCGGCGCCAAGGAGACCGACCTGCCGCTGGACGTGCTGGAGCGGGCCGAGGAGGTCTTCCTCACCTCGACCCTGCGCGACGTGCAGGCCGTGCACCGGGTCGACGACCGGGAGCTGCCCGGTACCCCGGGCCCGGTGACCGCGAAGGCGATGCGGATCTTCGACGAGCGGTCCGGCGAGGACCTGGACCCCTGA
- a CDS encoding chorismate-binding protein translates to MLHLPSRLPPLARFGDRLATGLLDVTSDPAALDSAGFWAVCADFEGRLTCARFADVREERVPAPVPGRWHGPAAQEWTTSLDRAAYTAAVGRIREHIAAGEVYQANLCRVLSAPVAADADVDALTAVLARGNPAPYAGTIRLPEHGVEIATASPELFLRRDGRTVESGPIKGTGRTEADLLEKDYAENVMIVDLVRNDVGRVCATGSVTVPDLCAVEKHPGLVHLVSTVRGELRDGTGWSDLLTAAFPPGSVTGAPKSSALRIIEALETAPRGPYCGGIGWVDADRGVGELAVGIRTFWIDRSSEGTAALRFGTGAGITWGSDPEGEWRETELKASRLLAVASGAYEEGGAGGAAPDEGALT, encoded by the coding sequence GTGCTTCACCTCCCGTCTCGGCTCCCTCCCCTGGCCCGCTTCGGCGATCGTCTCGCCACGGGCCTCCTCGACGTCACCAGCGATCCCGCCGCCCTGGACTCCGCCGGCTTCTGGGCCGTCTGCGCGGACTTCGAGGGCAGGCTGACCTGCGCCCGCTTCGCGGACGTACGCGAGGAGCGGGTGCCCGCCCCGGTGCCGGGCCGCTGGCACGGCCCGGCGGCGCAGGAGTGGACCACCTCCCTGGACCGCGCCGCGTACACGGCGGCCGTGGGCCGAATACGCGAGCACATCGCGGCCGGCGAGGTCTACCAGGCCAACCTCTGCCGGGTGCTCAGCGCGCCCGTCGCCGCGGACGCCGACGTGGACGCCCTGACCGCCGTGCTGGCCCGCGGCAACCCGGCGCCGTACGCGGGCACGATCCGCCTGCCGGAGCACGGCGTGGAGATCGCCACCGCCTCGCCCGAACTCTTCCTGCGCCGGGACGGCCGGACCGTCGAGTCCGGCCCCATCAAGGGCACCGGCCGCACCGAGGCGGACCTCCTGGAGAAGGACTACGCCGAGAACGTGATGATCGTGGACCTGGTCCGCAACGACGTCGGGCGGGTCTGCGCCACCGGCAGCGTGACCGTCCCCGATCTGTGCGCCGTGGAGAAGCACCCCGGCCTGGTCCATCTGGTGTCCACGGTCCGCGGCGAGCTGCGCGACGGCACCGGCTGGTCCGACCTGCTCACCGCCGCCTTCCCGCCCGGCTCGGTCACCGGCGCCCCCAAGTCGAGTGCCCTGAGGATCATCGAGGCCCTGGAGACCGCGCCGCGCGGGCCGTACTGCGGCGGCATCGGCTGGGTCGACGCCGACCGGGGCGTGGGCGAGCTGGCCGTGGGCATCCGCACCTTCTGGATCGACCGGTCCAGCGAGGGCACGGCGGCACTGCGCTTCGGCACCGGCGCCGGCATCACCTGGGGATCCGATCCCGAGGGGGAGTGGCGGGAGACCGAACTGAAGGCGTCCCGGCTGCTCGCGGTAGCGTCGGGGGCGTACGAGGAAGGCGGGGCGGGCGGCGCCGCACCCGACGAAGGGGCTCTCACATGA
- a CDS encoding zf-TFIIB domain-containing protein: protein MQCPKCHAPMHTYNRNGVQIEQCSGCRGIFLDYGELEALTQLEAQWSKPVPPAPPVAPQAYPAPPAPAWGAPHGGHHGGHGHHGHHGQHHKSWAHMLFSS from the coding sequence ATGCAGTGTCCGAAGTGCCATGCGCCCATGCACACCTACAACCGCAACGGCGTCCAGATCGAGCAGTGCAGCGGCTGTCGCGGCATCTTCCTCGACTACGGCGAGCTGGAGGCGCTGACCCAGCTGGAGGCCCAGTGGTCCAAGCCCGTCCCGCCGGCGCCGCCCGTCGCTCCGCAGGCGTACCCGGCGCCGCCCGCTCCCGCCTGGGGCGCCCCGCACGGCGGCCACCACGGCGGCCACGGCCACCACGGTCACCATGGCCAGCACCACAAGAGCTGGGCCCACATGCTCTTCTCAAGCTGA